CAAAAACACTTTTTAGTTTTGTGAAATGGCAATTTTTTATACTAAATTTAGAATAGTATAAATTTTATGTGGTTGTATTCCACTAAGATACAAATGTTTTTTGTAAGATACTATATTTTAATCTTTAAGAATAGAAGTGTTTTCTTAAGATAGTGTTCTACTTAAGATTAGGATGAAAATAAAAGAGTAAAAAACAGTATGGATATTTAAAAAGGTGGTAGTTCTATTAAGTTAAGAATAAGGATTTATGTTTAATAAATTTGAAGTCTCAGTTCCGTACTTATTTCTAGTTGTTTTCAGTCAACCGTGGCTTCGTTTTTGTGCCTTTTAGATACAACGAAGCCTTAGCAGTTGTTGGTCATTTTTTAGTTGTATTTTTTAAAAAATGAGGTAAATGATTTGTATAATTCTTCAGGAGCTTCGGATGGTATGTTGTGTGAAGTATTCTTTATGTAAACAAGTTCTTTATTTTTCTTAGGAACATTTTTAAGCGCTTTATAAATCATTCTACCAGATTCAATACCTATTGCATAGTCGAATTCTCCTTGAATGATTAAGATTGGCGTTTTGATAATAGCAATTTCATTTAAAATATTAAGATTATTATATGCTTCTTGGCCATGGAATACTCCGTTGATATATTCAAATCGTCCCATTACTTTTTCTAAAAGTTCGGGAGTATATTTATTTCTGGTATAGAAATCAGGATTTTTCAATAGTTCGTCAATTTTTACTTTCTTTTCAGGTTGTGCCCAATAGACATCAAAACCCAAGTCTTTTGGGAAATTATATCTTATTGTGTCCATGTCAGCAAAGAAATCTTTAAAACCACTTTTTTCTATAACGTCTAACTTTTTTAAAATGTCTTTATATCTGATTATTTTGTTCGGGTCATTAGTTTTCTTGATAAGATTATTTGCCAACTTTTTTTCATGATTGATTAAAGCAAAGTTATTGTTTTGAATGTTTGCTGTACCTGAATTACTAATAAATGAATTGATTTTTTCTTGATGTTTTATCAAATACAAGAAACCAAATGTACCACCCCAAGAAGAGCCCAAAAGGTTTATTTTTTTATTCGGGTATTTATCTTTTATATAATCCACAACAAGATCTAAATCTTTAACAAATTGTTCTGTTGTAAGCATCGTTTTGTCTTTCCATTCATCTGATTTACCACTTCCTCTTTGGTCAAAATAAACAACCAAATAATCTTTTTCAAATACGTCTCTAAAAAATTCATGGTCAACATTAAAAGCACCTGGGCCACCGTGTAATGTTATGATTATGGGCTTGTCAGGATTACCAATTACTCTTGTATAAAGGTTTGTTTTTTCTATTGGAATAAAAAATTCGGTATCAATTTGTTCATTTGATGACTGACTTTGTTTTTGTGCGTCACAAGTATTTGAAAATAAAAAAGAGATTATTAGAATAAATAAAAGGAATTGTTTCATTGGTTTTTTAGGGTTTAGTTAAATTGCTACTTGCATCCGTTTATGAAAAAATAGTTTAGTCCCTTCAAAAGTAGCTGAATTATTTCGATAATAAAATAAAGTTATATGTTGAATTATATTGTAAACCAGAGGAATACTGAGTAATTAATTTTGGTTTCAAATGAAAATGGGATGTTTAATAACGCTTTTGTATTGAGTTCAAGGCCTTGATTAAGCTAGATATTAATAATGGCATTGGTACTATTGTTTAAAAAAAATGTTAGTCATTATAAAAAAAAGTATCTTTGTCTCCGAAATGAAATTTTTAAATCAAATATTACGTCTTCCTTTTTTCAGCACTTATTATAAAATATATAATAGTTGCTCGGATAGGTATGTGATTTTGTCAAGTTGAATCAATAAGTAAAGGATTTTATAAATACCCCAAAGCCCGAGCGTAAGCTCGGGCTTTTTTATTTTAAATAATATGCAAACAATCAAGAATTTAAAAGAAAATGTAGCAATTATTCTTCCAGAAAATGGATTGGAAGAAAAGTTAGCACAAGTAAAAAAAGAAAATAGAAAACTGATTATTAAACTCGGTTTTGATCCCACGGCGCCTGATTTGCATTTGGGACACGCTGTAGTGCTGAAAAAATTGAAAGAATTTCAGGATTTGGCACATCAAATTGTAATTTTGGTAGGAAGCTTTACCGCTAGAATTGGTGATCCAACAGGGAAAAATAAGAGTAGAAAACCGTTATCTATAGAAGATGTTCAGCATAACGCGACAACATATATCAGTCAGTTATCACAGATAATAGACGTAACAAAAGCAGATATTGTCTATAATTCAGAATGGTTAGATGAGTTACCATTTTCGGAAGTAGTTCAGTTATTGTCGAAAGTTACCGTAGCCCAGCTCATGCACAGAAACGATTTCAACAAGCGTTTTACAGACAACACACCAATAGCGATGCATGAATTAGTTTACCCGATATTGCAGGCATTTGACTCTGTAAAGATCAAGGCTGATATTGAAATGGGAGGTACCGATCAACTTTTTAATTGCACAATGGGACGACAGTTACAGGAAACTTTTGAGATGAGTCCACAAATAGTAATGTGCATGCCATTACTTAGAGGATTAGACGGGAAAGAGAAGATGAGTAAATCATTAAATAATATTATCGGATTGACAGATGAACCTAACGAAATGTTCGGAAAAACAATGTCTATTCCCGATAGTCTGATTGAGGAGTTTTTGGATTTGGCAACCGATTTTTCCATTGAAGAAAAACAGGAAGTAAAACAAAGATTAGAAGGCGGAGAAAATCCGATGAACATAAAAAAAAGCATCGCTAAAAACATCATTACGCAATACCATAATGAAGCGGAAGCTCAAAAAGCAGAAGTTTTTTTTACCAAGCAATTCCAAAATAAAAACTTTGAGGAAAAGAATTTTGAAGCCGTACTACTTTCTTCGGTGCAGACTGAAAATGGAAAGATTGGTTTGATTGATTTATGTTTACATTTGAAGGAAGGACTCTCAAAATCGGCAATAAGACGTCTTATCGAAAGCGGTGCCGTTCAAATAGACAACATTAAGAATACAGAACCTTACACTATTATTGAATTAAAAATGGGAACTAAGATTAAGATAGGGAAGAGGGCATTTTACGAACTAAGATAATCGGTGCTATTTATCCTATTTTGAATGATGAAAATTTAAGATAGCATGAAATCAAATTAATTGTAAATATTCTCTCCTTTAGATATGAAGACAAAAAAGCATATTATTCAAGTCCAACAACATGACAAGAATATTCCAATAGAGTTTTTCAGAATTAAAAATACTTGGTTATAGATAAGAATTACTTTCATCGAGCAATATTTAATGAAGCCAAACAGCATTCTTTTATTGGAATACTTTCGCGTTAGTTATCAATTCGTCAAATAATTAGAAATACTATTTTAGAGGTATTGTTACTGAGTATTATGATTCCTGCCGATTTATTATTTTTGACTGGAATAGCATTATTTGCTTGTCATATTCTTTATGTGTTTTGCTACTTAATAAAAGAACCTACAAAGGAAGTTACAAATGCAAAACAATGGCTATAAAGTTTTTGTTTAGACTCTAATTGTCTATTATTTATTTAATGTTTACTATTGATTTAATGATAAAATAGGATGTTAGTTATAATACCTTACTTTTTTCTTTCGCTACAAATCGACTAATTTTAAAATAATAAGGAGCTAACCGATATGGTTAGCTCTTTTTTTTGTTTTGCAATTAATAAAATGCAGTATAGAAAATCGGAACTGAGATTAAGATAGTGACTATCGCGAAAAATAAAATTTATTTATAAGTATTCCTAATCTTACAAATAAAAAATTGATTAAAAGCTGTAAAGTTAAATTATTGTAAATAAGAGATTTATGATTTAATGTAGCATTTTTTAAAACTTTATTTCTTTATAAAAAATATTTTTTTGCGTGTATAAAATATCATTGTAAGAAAATTTATCATATATTTGAAAATGCAACTAATCTTACTTAGTGTGTTTTTGTTGGTTATTTACTAGGTATTTATGGGTTAAAATACTTCTTAATTGGATAATGTTATTTAAATAATCAATGTTTTGTTTACAGTTATAAAATCGATGTGAGCTTAAATCACAGCTAAATAAACAATGATTAAATAAATATGATAGATTTAAAAAACGTGTTTTCAGAGAAAAATTTGACTTTAGAATTCAACCCTTTTAGGCAAAATAGAATTTATGGTTTTACCTGTAAGAATTTTGAAAATGATACTTTAATAAGCTCTGTACATTATGAAGTAGAAATGATTTGCAATCAAAGTTACGACAACAACAATTCCTTTTTTTTTGAAATAGACAGAAAGCAAGTCTATGTCGATAATACCGAACCAGATTTAAAAATAGAACAAATTGCTGATAGGTGTGCACAAGCTATTTTTCCTATTCGAATAAAAGTTAGTGAGGATGTGAAAATTATGCGAATAACTAATCATGATGATATTAAAAAAAGATGGCCAGAAATTAAAAAAAAGTTATCAGAATATTACAAAGGAAATATAGTCTCAGAGATATTGGATAAATTCGAAGTTACTTTATACGATATGACCTTGCTGGGGCAATCAATTTTCAAAACCTGGTTTTTTCATCTTTATTTCAGACCACTATATACTACATATACCAAGAATGAAGCATTAGAATTTATTTGGGAATCACCTGTTTTTGGGCACCAAATGATAAGTTATGCAGTACAACAAACAATCGAAGAACAGTACTCAGCAACCGATAAACTATTTATAAATGTTAAAGGTAAATCAATAGATAAAAGAGCAATAAATGAAGTTCTTAACGGATACACTTTTCCTAAATCTGAAATGTTAGCAATTAAAATGGCTCCTTTAGAATCTGAAATGCAAGTGCAATATAAGTTATATGGAGAAGACCAAAGTATTTTTTCAATTATAGGAACATACCAAACAAAAATCAGCGATACCAAGCAAAAAATCACCCAAATAGAAATCCATCACGTACCCGAAAACAGCTCCTTTAGACCTTCAGCACAACCTAGACAAGAGAATATCTCTTTTTGGATAGACCAAGAGGAACCAGTAAAGAAGAAGACTGGCTTCTGGAGTAAGTTTTTTTAAACAGCAAGAATCACAAATAAAAGTAAACTAATTATATAATTTATTATGTCCGAAAAACATTTTGTAGTTCAAGGAGCAACATGCCAATGTAAGTTTAGCGTTGAGCCAAAAAAAGATAAACTAAAAGTAAAAACTCAATCTAAACACTATGCAAATGACAAAGATACGGTAAGTAAACGTATTGCAACAGATAAGGATATTGGTCAAACATTAGAAAAAAACACTTTTGGAAAATGCAAAATGCAACCTAATGGAAATGGAGATTACTTACCCTGTAAAGCCACAATTACAAAATGGAGTGGTTTTTATAAAAAACACACATTATCCAATAAAGGCAAAGTATTGTTAGAAGACAGTAAGGCAACATGCCCAATAGGAGGTCCTGATTGTATAACTATAACAAATCATGGTCAAATTTCGGAAGTAACTAAAAAAAATACCCAAAATAGTAAGCCTGAAGTATTGAATGAAATCCTGCCCGGTATGAATTTTAGCGCGCTAGGCAATGCTATTTTAATGATAGAAAACGAAAATTTAAAAACAAAAACATGAGCAAAAATTTACATCTTGTTCCTAAACTAATCAAAAATCAAAAATTTGATGCGAAGATGGGATGTTTGACACTTTCGCAAGCTGAAGTTTTTACAGTAGAAATTGTTCCCGCATCCACATTCCATAAAGAAGCTCCAGAAAAACTGCCTTCCTTTAATAAATTAACTCAGGATGAAATTTGGAAAATGCCCGATGTTGGTGATCGATTCATTTATATTGCCAGTCTTAAAAGAAGAGAAACTGAAGAAGCACAATATGAAAAAGATAAGGAAGCTTTTAATAAAAAAATAGAAGAAGAACTTTCTACCTTAAGTTGTTGCTGGGAGGCAATTGGTAATAGTATGGATGGCAGAATAATAAAACATAATTCTGACTTTGATATAG
The nucleotide sequence above comes from Flavobacterium branchiarum. Encoded proteins:
- a CDS encoding DUF4280 domain-containing protein; this translates as MSEKHFVVQGATCQCKFSVEPKKDKLKVKTQSKHYANDKDTVSKRIATDKDIGQTLEKNTFGKCKMQPNGNGDYLPCKATITKWSGFYKKHTLSNKGKVLLEDSKATCPIGGPDCITITNHGQISEVTKKNTQNSKPEVLNEILPGMNFSALGNAILMIENENLKTKT
- a CDS encoding alpha/beta hydrolase, yielding MKQFLLFILIISFLFSNTCDAQKQSQSSNEQIDTEFFIPIEKTNLYTRVIGNPDKPIIITLHGGPGAFNVDHEFFRDVFEKDYLVVYFDQRGSGKSDEWKDKTMLTTEQFVKDLDLVVDYIKDKYPNKKINLLGSSWGGTFGFLYLIKHQEKINSFISNSGTANIQNNNFALINHEKKLANNLIKKTNDPNKIIRYKDILKKLDVIEKSGFKDFFADMDTIRYNFPKDLGFDVYWAQPEKKVKIDELLKNPDFYTRNKYTPELLEKVMGRFEYINGVFHGQEAYNNLNILNEIAIIKTPILIIQGEFDYAIGIESGRMIYKALKNVPKKNKELVYIKNTSHNIPSEAPEELYKSFTSFFKKYN
- the tyrS gene encoding tyrosine--tRNA ligase → MQTIKNLKENVAIILPENGLEEKLAQVKKENRKLIIKLGFDPTAPDLHLGHAVVLKKLKEFQDLAHQIVILVGSFTARIGDPTGKNKSRKPLSIEDVQHNATTYISQLSQIIDVTKADIVYNSEWLDELPFSEVVQLLSKVTVAQLMHRNDFNKRFTDNTPIAMHELVYPILQAFDSVKIKADIEMGGTDQLFNCTMGRQLQETFEMSPQIVMCMPLLRGLDGKEKMSKSLNNIIGLTDEPNEMFGKTMSIPDSLIEEFLDLATDFSIEEKQEVKQRLEGGENPMNIKKSIAKNIITQYHNEAEAQKAEVFFTKQFQNKNFEEKNFEAVLLSSVQTENGKIGLIDLCLHLKEGLSKSAIRRLIESGAVQIDNIKNTEPYTIIELKMGTKIKIGKRAFYELR